One window from the genome of Paenibacillus azoreducens encodes:
- a CDS encoding LysR family transcriptional regulator has protein sequence MEFRQLQYALQIAAERNFSRAAEKLHIAQPSLSQQLSKLEKELGVLLFQRNTSTVELTHAGAMFVDQAQKIMDAVELLRQEMSDISQLRGGKVIVGSMPITGAHLLPHVLPSFKGKYPDIEIALLEDSSMNLEKLTAGGKTDLSLLALPLQEPSLTYEIIGEEKIDLAVPAGHPLAERIRKGKNATIRIEELSEESFIVLKKGQGFRKIVFDLCQKAGFEPKVVFESSNMETIQSLVATGMGITLVPRFISRSSRSEFVPVYLPLADPVPSRTLVIAYRRGRYLSKAAEAFIETFKDTMQELVQNEEKGS, from the coding sequence ATGGAATTCAGACAATTGCAATACGCCTTGCAAATCGCGGCTGAACGCAATTTTTCCCGGGCTGCCGAAAAGCTTCATATCGCCCAGCCCTCCTTAAGCCAGCAGCTGTCCAAGCTGGAAAAAGAACTTGGCGTGCTTTTATTTCAACGCAATACGAGCACGGTGGAGCTAACACACGCCGGAGCGATGTTTGTGGACCAAGCCCAAAAGATCATGGACGCTGTGGAACTGCTGCGCCAGGAGATGTCGGATATTTCGCAGCTTAGAGGCGGCAAAGTCATTGTCGGCAGCATGCCGATTACCGGCGCACATTTGCTGCCGCATGTCCTTCCTTCTTTTAAAGGAAAATATCCCGACATCGAAATCGCTTTGCTTGAGGATTCATCCATGAATCTGGAGAAGCTGACAGCCGGAGGAAAAACGGACTTAAGCCTGCTCGCGCTTCCGCTCCAGGAACCTTCGCTAACCTACGAAATCATCGGGGAAGAAAAAATAGATCTCGCCGTTCCGGCAGGCCATCCGCTTGCGGAGAGAATCCGAAAAGGAAAAAATGCCACCATCCGCATTGAAGAGCTGAGCGAAGAGTCTTTTATCGTACTCAAAAAAGGCCAGGGCTTCCGCAAAATCGTGTTCGACTTATGCCAGAAAGCAGGTTTCGAACCAAAGGTGGTTTTTGAAAGCAGTAATATGGAGACCATACAGTCGCTGGTAGCTACCGGAATGGGAATTACGCTCGTGCCGAGATTTATTTCGCGTTCTTCACGCAGCGAATTTGTACCCGTTTACTTGCCGCTCGCCGACCCGGTTCCGAGCCGCACGCTCGTCATCGCATATCGGCGCGGCCGCTATCTTTCCAAAGCCGCTGAAGCTTTCATCGAGACTTTCAAGGATACGATGCAGGAACTGGTGCAAAATGAAGAAAAAGGCTCCTGA
- a CDS encoding carbon-nitrogen family hydrolase → MVQTGDNKLNVALIQADIEIGNPKANKAYLGAWMEKAVGGNPRPDLLVLPEMWNTGYALEQIDDIADPDGEDTRGWLSDFARKHRVMIVGGSVAVRKGDRILNTMYAFDRDGRQVGEYSKLHLFRLMDEEKHLAAGDEPVKFDLEGLTAGASICYDIRFPELARSLALDGVKVLIVPAEWPHPRLHHWRTLLMARAIENQMYVVACNRVGSSRGTDFFGHSLIIDPWGEIVAEGGEAEEIVTGTILPELVDEVRGRIPVFADRRPELYSHK, encoded by the coding sequence ATGGTACAAACAGGGGATAACAAACTGAATGTCGCCCTGATTCAGGCGGATATTGAAATCGGAAATCCCAAGGCCAATAAAGCCTATCTTGGAGCATGGATGGAGAAAGCGGTTGGCGGGAATCCCCGGCCCGATCTGTTGGTGCTGCCGGAAATGTGGAACACAGGTTATGCGCTTGAGCAAATTGATGATATTGCCGACCCGGATGGAGAGGATACTAGGGGCTGGTTGTCTGATTTTGCACGCAAACATCGGGTTATGATCGTCGGCGGATCGGTTGCGGTCCGCAAAGGAGACCGGATACTTAATACGATGTATGCTTTTGACAGAGACGGAAGGCAGGTAGGGGAATATTCCAAACTCCACTTGTTCCGGCTGATGGACGAGGAGAAGCATCTGGCGGCTGGAGATGAGCCGGTGAAATTTGATCTGGAAGGATTGACGGCCGGAGCGTCCATTTGTTATGACATCCGTTTTCCGGAACTGGCCCGGAGCTTGGCGCTGGACGGAGTGAAGGTGCTGATCGTGCCTGCGGAATGGCCGCATCCCCGTCTTCATCACTGGCGTACGCTGCTGATGGCGCGGGCGATCGAAAACCAAATGTATGTAGTTGCCTGCAACCGTGTGGGCAGCAGCAGAGGAACCGATTTTTTTGGACACTCCCTGATCATCGATCCTTGGGGAGAAATCGTCGCTGAAGGCGGCGAAGCGGAGGAGATCGTCACAGGGACGATTTTGCCTGAGCTGGTGGACGAGGTACGGGGCCGTATCCCCGTCTTTGCGGACCGACGGCCGGAGCTGTACAGCCATAAATAA
- a CDS encoding pyridoxal phosphate-dependent aminotransferase, which translates to MTKSTENPLYRSAFPIEPSEVMTQLPTQFFATLVQKVNREISAGFDVINLGQGNPDTPTPAHIVKALQAAAANPLYHKYSPFTGYRFLKEAIAKRYLDDYGVELDPDTEVAILFGGKTGLVEIPQILLNPGDLCLVPDPGYPDYWSGLALAKAEMSFMPLLQDNAFLPDYGSIPETVRRRAKLMFLNYPNNPTSATAPLSFYEDTVKFAAANGIVVASDFAYGAIGFDGRRPVSFLQAPGAKEVGVEFYTLSKTYNMAGWRVGFALGNREIISMINLLQDHMYVSLFGGIQAAAAEALTASQTCVRELVQRYESRRNAFFGGLAEIGWQAKQPEGSFFSWLPVPKGYTSASFADKLLQEAKVAVAPGIGFGKHGEGYVRVGLLTSEERLQEAARRIGELELFA; encoded by the coding sequence ATGACAAAATCGACTGAGAACCCGCTTTACCGTTCGGCTTTTCCAATCGAACCTTCTGAGGTGATGACCCAGCTGCCCACACAGTTTTTCGCTACGCTCGTGCAGAAAGTGAACCGTGAAATTTCCGCTGGGTTTGATGTCATTAATTTGGGCCAAGGCAACCCCGATACCCCGACACCGGCCCATATCGTAAAAGCTTTGCAGGCAGCGGCCGCCAATCCGCTATATCATAAATATTCGCCTTTTACGGGCTATCGCTTCCTGAAAGAAGCAATCGCAAAACGTTACCTTGACGATTACGGCGTCGAACTTGATCCCGATACGGAAGTTGCAATCCTGTTCGGCGGCAAAACCGGATTGGTAGAGATACCGCAAATACTGCTTAATCCCGGCGATCTCTGCCTCGTTCCGGATCCGGGGTATCCGGATTATTGGTCCGGCTTGGCGCTGGCCAAAGCGGAAATGTCGTTTATGCCGCTTCTTCAGGATAACGCCTTCCTGCCGGACTACGGAAGCATTCCCGAAACGGTTCGCCGCCGGGCGAAGCTGATGTTCCTGAATTATCCGAACAATCCGACTTCGGCTACCGCTCCGCTATCCTTCTATGAGGATACCGTCAAATTCGCGGCCGCAAACGGCATCGTGGTCGCCAGCGATTTCGCGTACGGCGCCATCGGCTTTGACGGCAGACGGCCGGTCAGTTTCCTTCAGGCTCCCGGCGCGAAGGAAGTGGGCGTCGAGTTTTACACGCTATCGAAGACCTATAATATGGCCGGCTGGCGCGTCGGCTTTGCGCTTGGCAACCGGGAGATCATTTCCATGATCAACCTGCTGCAGGATCATATGTATGTCAGCCTCTTCGGCGGCATCCAAGCCGCGGCGGCCGAAGCGCTTACGGCTTCCCAGACATGTGTGCGCGAGCTTGTTCAACGCTACGAGTCCCGCCGAAACGCATTTTTTGGCGGTCTGGCCGAGATCGGCTGGCAGGCCAAACAACCTGAAGGCTCCTTCTTTAGCTGGCTGCCTGTGCCCAAAGGCTATACTTCGGCCTCCTTTGCCGACAAACTGCTGCAAGAAGCCAAAGTTGCGGTCGCTCCCGGCATAGGCTTCGGCAAGCACGGCGAAGGTTACGTCCGGGTTGGACTGCTGACCTCCGAGGAAAGGCTGCAGGAAGCGGCCCGCCGCATCGGCGAGCTTGAACTTTTTGCATAA